In Candidatus Defluviibacterium haderslevense, the following are encoded in one genomic region:
- a CDS encoding right-handed parallel beta-helix repeat-containing protein codes for MKKLYSIFFLSSFISVNLFAITYHVKTDGKDTNNGLSINTAFKTIQTATNKVQAGDSVLVYDGLYKGFDHFYKASGTVSKPIVYIAMGSKVIINQSCGRGFDGCNIEGNDYIEMNGFKVYGISDPVGSGEDGIRAVLANHITIRNCEVDSCYRGIFTGYTDDFLAENNICRRSHGEHGIYVSNNSDRVIVRNNICYGNKAAGIQLNPDLSSGSPGISIDVNIYNNICYNNRIGLNLQGIYYSKVYNNLIYNNGLSGGGNGMTFFLGDAATGCNDVKVYNNTVIVPSASQWCILAIDSDSLFIKNNILLSFSAKGSIDLESGCTHYFGDYNLVNDKFTLDQGSSFINFAAWQKLGHDAHSILVKDNAAVFNNLMTNDYHLAVNSVAINKGTSEVASIVNQDLEKNARPIGGQFDIGCYEKLGVTGLQNEFQDKTFQLVRYGNQFSFSGLNEDMSVEIFNLEGQSVTKGQQFENNIFNTGIYVYHVLDIKEHRRVGMGKIFISDGH; via the coding sequence ATGAAAAAATTATATTCAATATTTTTTTTAAGTTCATTTATAAGTGTAAATTTATTTGCTATTACTTATCATGTTAAAACGGATGGAAAAGATACAAATAATGGATTGAGTATAAACACGGCGTTCAAGACTATACAGACGGCAACTAATAAAGTACAGGCGGGAGATAGTGTTTTGGTGTATGATGGACTTTATAAAGGTTTTGATCATTTTTATAAAGCAAGTGGAACAGTGAGTAAGCCTATCGTATACATTGCAATGGGTTCCAAAGTGATTATCAATCAATCTTGTGGTCGTGGATTCGACGGTTGCAATATTGAGGGCAATGATTACATAGAAATGAATGGATTCAAAGTCTATGGAATTTCCGATCCGGTAGGTAGTGGCGAAGATGGTATTCGAGCGGTTTTGGCCAATCATATTACGATTAGGAATTGTGAGGTGGATAGTTGTTATAGGGGAATATTTACAGGTTATACCGATGATTTTTTAGCCGAAAATAATATTTGCAGACGATCGCATGGCGAGCATGGCATATATGTCTCCAATAATAGTGATCGGGTGATTGTTAGAAATAATATTTGTTATGGAAACAAAGCTGCGGGCATACAATTGAATCCTGATTTAAGCAGTGGGTCACCAGGTATTTCCATAGATGTAAACATATATAATAATATATGTTATAATAATCGGATTGGATTGAATCTTCAGGGGATTTATTATTCTAAAGTTTATAATAACCTGATTTATAATAATGGATTATCAGGTGGTGGCAATGGGATGACTTTTTTTCTGGGCGATGCAGCTACTGGATGCAATGATGTAAAAGTTTACAACAACACGGTTATCGTTCCTTCAGCATCTCAATGGTGTATCTTAGCTATAGATAGTGATAGTTTATTTATCAAGAATAATATTTTACTTAGTTTTTCTGCTAAAGGCAGTATAGATTTAGAATCCGGATGTACCCATTATTTTGGGGATTACAATTTGGTGAATGATAAATTCACATTAGATCAAGGGAGTAGTTTTATTAATTTTGCAGCATGGCAAAAGTTGGGCCACGATGCACATTCTATTTTAGTTAAAGATAATGCTGCTGTATTTAATAATTTAATGACGAATGATTATCATCTTGCTGTAAATTCAGTTGCAATAAACAAGGGAACATCAGAAGTAGCCTCAATTGTTAATCAAGACCTTGAAAAGAATGCAAGGCCGATTGGTGGACAATTCGATATTGGTTGTTATGAGAAGTTAGGTGTGACAGGTTTACAAAATGAATTTCAAGATAAGACGTTTCAATTGGTGCGCTATGGCAATCAATTTAGTTTTTCGGGTTTGAATGAGGATATGTCAGTTGAAATTTTTAATTTAGAAGGTCAAAGTGTAACAAAGGGGCAACAATTTGAAAACAACATATTTAATACTGGAATTTATGTCTATCATGTATTAGATATTAAGGAACACAGGAGAGTTGGGATGGGTAAGATTTTTATATCGGATGGACATTAA
- a CDS encoding LemA family protein: protein MKSSIIYVILGVIIFFVGCNSYNGMIKKNEGVNSKWAIVESSYQRRADLIPNLVSTVKGEATFEQSTLTGVIEARAKATQIKIDPKDLTAEKLQEFQAAQGQLSQALGRLMMVSEQYPSLKANEGFRNLQAQLEGTENRINVARNDFNNEVQSYNTSVGTFPGIFFSKLFGFKSRDYFKSQEGNDKAPEVKF from the coding sequence ATGAAATCTTCAATTATTTATGTTATTTTAGGGGTCATTATCTTTTTTGTGGGTTGTAACAGTTACAACGGAATGATTAAGAAAAATGAGGGCGTCAACAGCAAATGGGCCATCGTAGAATCATCTTATCAAAGAAGAGCGGACTTAATACCGAATTTAGTGAGTACGGTCAAAGGTGAGGCAACATTTGAGCAATCCACATTAACCGGTGTCATCGAAGCAAGAGCTAAAGCAACCCAAATCAAAATTGATCCCAAGGATTTAACTGCTGAGAAACTTCAGGAATTCCAAGCTGCTCAAGGACAATTGAGTCAAGCATTAGGTCGATTGATGATGGTCTCAGAACAATATCCAAGCCTAAAAGCTAATGAAGGATTTAGAAATCTTCAAGCACAATTGGAAGGTACTGAAAACAGAATCAACGTAGCAAGAAATGACTTCAACAATGAAGTTCAGAGTTACAATACTTCAGTTGGCACCTTTCCTGGCATCTTCTTTTCTAAGTTGTTTGGATTTAAATCCCGAGATTACTTTAAGTCTCAAGAAGGAAATGATAAGGCTCCTGAAGTTAAATTTTAA
- a CDS encoding TPM domain-containing protein, translating to MKLFSKLKSDFFSAKEQEEIKEAIRHAEKKTSGEIRIFIDHHEDVLGPLEKAEIVFYHLKMEATVHRNAVLIYIALKNKTFALYGDQGIHERVGLSYWNRLCDDLGKHFREDYMRDGLIQCINELGIALSEHFPYECDDKNELPEDIIFGHDAIK from the coding sequence GTGAAGTTATTTTCTAAACTCAAATCTGATTTTTTTTCTGCAAAAGAACAGGAAGAAATAAAGGAGGCTATACGTCATGCTGAAAAAAAGACGAGTGGTGAGATTCGCATTTTCATAGATCACCATGAAGATGTTCTTGGTCCGCTTGAAAAAGCAGAAATTGTATTCTACCATCTTAAAATGGAAGCAACGGTTCATCGCAATGCGGTATTAATTTATATTGCATTGAAGAACAAAACTTTTGCGTTGTATGGCGATCAGGGAATCCATGAAAGAGTCGGCTTGTCATATTGGAATCGACTATGTGATGATTTAGGAAAACATTTCCGGGAAGATTATATGAGAGATGGATTGATACAATGTATTAATGAATTAGGAATAGCTTTATCAGAACATTTTCCATATGAGTGTGATGATAAAAATGAACTTCCCGAAGATATTATATTCGGACACGATGCCATAAAATAA
- a CDS encoding TPM domain-containing protein — MNLRPLKIFFLVFLVSVLTGMSYDIKGQDIPTRPSPPRLVNDYTGLLNPSEIDALERKLVAYNDSTTNQITILIVASVQPYDISEFGLKVLREWGIGTQKNNNGVLITVAREDRKVNIATGYGLEGALPDIICKTIIENDIIPAFRKGQSYEGLDKATDDIILAARGEYVNTHEGKQIPLWLLILLIILIFFFLIMLLKIARMSQGNGSTILTRRGAHTWDSGGWGSSGGGWFSGGSGGGSDWGSGGGFGGFGGGSGGGGGASGSW; from the coding sequence ATGAATTTGAGACCTTTAAAAATTTTCTTTCTAGTTTTTTTGGTGAGCGTATTGACTGGTATGTCATACGATATAAAAGGACAAGATATTCCAACGCGACCTTCACCTCCGAGGTTGGTGAATGATTATACCGGTCTATTAAATCCATCTGAAATAGATGCATTGGAGCGCAAATTAGTAGCCTATAATGACAGCACCACCAATCAAATTACGATACTCATCGTGGCATCAGTTCAGCCGTATGATATTTCTGAATTTGGATTGAAAGTATTGCGTGAGTGGGGAATTGGAACACAAAAAAATAATAATGGGGTATTGATCACCGTAGCCCGTGAAGATCGCAAAGTGAATATAGCAACCGGTTATGGATTAGAAGGTGCCCTACCTGATATCATCTGTAAAACCATCATTGAAAACGATATTATTCCTGCATTTAGAAAAGGCCAATCTTATGAAGGTTTGGATAAGGCCACCGATGATATCATCCTCGCTGCAAGAGGCGAATATGTCAATACCCATGAAGGGAAACAAATACCATTATGGCTGCTGATATTACTGATTATCCTCATTTTTTTCTTCCTAATCATGCTGCTTAAAATAGCGCGAATGTCACAAGGCAACGGTTCTACCATACTAACCCGAAGAGGAGCCCACACATGGGATTCCGGAGGCTGGGGAAGTTCAGGTGGTGGATGGTTTAGTGGTGGATCGGGAGGCGGAAGTGATTGGGGCAGTGGTGGTGGCTTTGGAGGATTCGGTGGAGGATCCGGAGGTGGTGGTGGTGCGAGTGGGAGTTGGTAG
- a CDS encoding DUF2059 domain-containing protein, whose translation MKNFILTLAFSLTFSALSFGQTDADYTKTLKKMFTLSGTEESYQYAIKQMFVIFKEQSPFVEASVWEEFEKEFSNTSIDKLVEMLAPVYQKYMTQVDLEEMIIFYQTPVGKKYAKNLSMIMQESMEVGQQWGMKIGQEIAYKLKEKGN comes from the coding sequence ATGAAAAATTTTATTTTAACATTAGCATTCTCGCTTACATTTAGTGCACTTTCTTTTGGACAAACTGATGCTGATTATACCAAGACATTAAAAAAGATGTTTACTCTTTCAGGAACCGAGGAGTCATACCAGTATGCAATTAAACAAATGTTTGTAATATTTAAAGAACAATCACCTTTTGTTGAAGCGAGTGTTTGGGAAGAGTTTGAGAAAGAATTTTCAAATACATCAATAGATAAACTTGTTGAAATGCTTGCGCCAGTTTATCAAAAATACATGACTCAAGTGGATCTAGAAGAAATGATCATATTTTACCAAACCCCAGTTGGAAAAAAATATGCAAAAAACTTGTCTATGATTATGCAAGAATCTATGGAGGTTGGTCAACAATGGGGGATGAAAATTGGGCAAGAAATTGCATATAAATTAAAGGAAAAAGGGAATTGA
- a CDS encoding cation-translocating P-type ATPase, with the protein MKIKYPLSDPHTFSVEEILQEFQTDATSGLSQIEAEKRTIEFGANIYQTQKQKSILLMILLQFKSPIVYLLLFAVVVTIYFHNFIEAIAILVVIFINALIGFLMELQARNSMNTLKEMDVILSKVIRDGKIQEIPSEKMVPGDMISLEAGDVIPGDAHLTESNQLQCDESSLTGESLPSEKNPEKLPKDTVLGDQVNMVFKGTSVTNGNGKAVIIGTAMHTQLGTITALVEHSKEEETPLDKKIHVLSKKLIWITLGMTSVFAITGFIQGKEWVLIIETSIALAVAAFPEGLPIVATVALAYGMLLMAKRNVIVKKLSAVETLGSTNVILTDKTGTLTENKIYVDTFCFPEEILKVEIKDNVLTFDKGKVEKSEEAFQKLRLIGALCNNASAKDSNDKTKLLGDPIEIALIHLANASGTSYEELKLPYERIGEMPFSSETKIMGTLHKNANGKFVAAKGSVEHLLEKCNKLQIGTTTIDLSEAERKKILEESEKMAADGLRVLAFAYRAEAELNQDDFLNSLVYVAMIGFLDPPRLDIKEAILTCKKAGIRIVMITGDHPLTALNIARKVGLVDELEQNVITGMDIPPMESLSEEWIERILSTSVFARATPKQKLEIVEIYQNAGNIVSMTGDGVNDAPALKISDIGIAMGMRGTQVAKETASIVLKDDSFISIAKAVSHGREIFQNIQKFVIYLVSCNLSEIFIVTTLGFIAPASTLLALQILFLNMVTDIFPALALGLGKGDNTIMDKPPKDPKDPIVSNRNWIAISLYAGAITFAVIAAVIYCKQTISTDAKIANNVAFITLAFAQLFHVFNMSSIHSKLLVNEITKNKFVWIAFLICTGLMAVVYAIPQMRLVLGLTILPAKVWLVSILAALIPLVLAQGYKIIVARRNKTRSGTQFFL; encoded by the coding sequence ATGAAAATCAAATACCCATTATCAGATCCCCATACTTTTTCTGTTGAAGAAATTCTTCAAGAGTTTCAAACGGATGCTACATCAGGATTAAGTCAAATTGAAGCAGAAAAACGGACCATTGAGTTTGGTGCAAATATTTATCAAACACAAAAACAGAAAAGTATTTTGTTAATGATACTTCTGCAATTCAAAAGTCCAATTGTTTATTTGTTGCTTTTTGCCGTAGTTGTTACGATCTACTTTCATAATTTTATTGAAGCTATTGCTATCCTGGTAGTTATTTTCATTAATGCCCTCATCGGATTTCTAATGGAGTTGCAGGCTCGCAACTCAATGAATACCCTGAAAGAAATGGATGTGATACTTTCAAAAGTTATTCGTGATGGAAAAATTCAAGAGATACCATCTGAAAAAATGGTACCGGGTGATATGATTTCATTAGAGGCTGGTGATGTGATTCCTGGTGATGCGCACCTTACAGAATCCAATCAGTTGCAGTGCGATGAATCTTCTCTCACAGGAGAGTCACTTCCGTCAGAAAAAAATCCAGAAAAACTTCCGAAAGATACTGTACTTGGAGACCAGGTTAACATGGTGTTTAAAGGTACTTCAGTAACGAATGGAAATGGTAAAGCCGTCATTATTGGAACAGCAATGCATACTCAATTAGGAACCATCACAGCCCTAGTAGAACATTCAAAAGAAGAAGAGACACCACTGGATAAAAAAATTCATGTTCTCAGTAAAAAGCTGATATGGATTACATTAGGGATGACATCTGTTTTTGCAATCACAGGATTTATTCAAGGAAAAGAATGGGTATTGATAATAGAGACTTCTATCGCTTTGGCGGTTGCTGCATTTCCTGAAGGCCTGCCTATAGTAGCCACTGTAGCATTGGCCTATGGTATGCTTTTGATGGCGAAGCGCAATGTCATTGTTAAAAAATTATCGGCTGTAGAAACTTTAGGAAGCACCAATGTGATATTGACTGATAAAACGGGTACTTTAACAGAAAACAAAATATATGTAGATACCTTTTGTTTTCCCGAAGAAATACTCAAGGTTGAAATTAAAGATAATGTACTGACTTTTGATAAAGGAAAAGTTGAAAAAAGTGAGGAAGCATTTCAAAAGTTGAGATTAATAGGTGCGCTATGTAATAATGCTTCTGCTAAAGATAGTAATGATAAAACGAAACTGTTGGGCGACCCAATAGAAATTGCACTTATTCATCTCGCTAATGCATCGGGTACATCTTATGAAGAATTAAAGTTACCATATGAAAGAATTGGTGAGATGCCTTTTAGTTCTGAAACCAAGATCATGGGGACGTTGCACAAAAATGCAAACGGTAAATTTGTTGCTGCAAAAGGCTCCGTAGAGCATTTATTGGAGAAATGCAATAAGTTGCAAATAGGTACCACCACAATAGATCTGAGTGAAGCAGAACGAAAAAAGATACTCGAGGAATCTGAGAAAATGGCTGCTGATGGTCTGCGTGTATTAGCTTTTGCTTATAGAGCGGAAGCGGAATTAAACCAAGATGATTTTTTAAATTCACTTGTTTACGTAGCCATGATTGGTTTTTTAGATCCACCGCGATTGGATATTAAAGAAGCTATTCTTACATGCAAAAAGGCGGGAATTAGAATTGTAATGATTACAGGTGACCATCCTTTAACGGCGCTTAACATTGCCAGAAAAGTAGGATTAGTAGATGAGTTAGAACAGAATGTAATAACCGGAATGGATATACCTCCAATGGAATCACTGTCCGAGGAATGGATTGAAAGAATACTTTCTACCTCGGTATTTGCTCGAGCCACACCAAAACAAAAATTAGAGATAGTAGAAATCTATCAAAATGCAGGCAACATAGTGTCTATGACTGGTGATGGCGTAAATGATGCACCCGCACTTAAAATATCAGATATTGGAATTGCTATGGGAATGAGGGGTACTCAGGTAGCTAAAGAAACTGCCAGCATAGTTTTAAAGGACGATTCGTTTATATCCATTGCCAAGGCTGTATCGCATGGCAGAGAGATATTTCAGAACATACAAAAATTCGTAATCTACCTCGTCTCTTGTAATTTGAGTGAAATATTTATTGTGACTACCTTGGGTTTTATTGCACCAGCCTCTACGCTACTTGCTTTACAGATATTGTTCTTAAATATGGTTACAGATATATTTCCGGCATTGGCTCTAGGATTAGGCAAAGGGGATAACACCATTATGGACAAGCCACCAAAAGACCCGAAAGATCCAATAGTTTCTAACAGAAATTGGATTGCAATTTCTTTATATGCTGGTGCCATAACCTTTGCAGTAATTGCTGCCGTAATTTATTGCAAACAAACTATTTCTACAGATGCCAAAATTGCAAACAATGTAGCGTTTATCACACTTGCATTTGCGCAACTCTTTCATGTGTTCAATATGTCATCTATACACTCAAAATTATTAGTGAATGAAATAACAAAAAATAAATTTGTATGGATAGCTTTTTTAATTTGCACTGGGCTTATGGCGGTGGTTTATGCTATACCTCAGATGCGTTTAGTGTTAGGTTTAACTATACTACCGGCAAAGGTGTGGTTAGTATCCATTTTGGCCGCATTGATTCCGTTGGTTTTAGCACAAGGATATAAAATCATTGTAGCGCGCAGAAATAAAACACGATCAGGTACTCAATTTTTTCTATAG
- a CDS encoding DUF1801 domain-containing protein: MEIENLREFILNSDVRITENIKWNGPNYCINNEDRITMRVQPPKQIQLIFHRGAKVQELPKNRIIEDDSGLLIWKTSDRAVATFRNAGEIEQGKVNLTDIVKKWIQETTK; this comes from the coding sequence ATGGAAATTGAGAATTTGCGTGAATTCATTTTGAACTCAGATGTAAGGATTACCGAGAATATTAAATGGAACGGACCTAATTATTGCATAAATAATGAAGATCGTATTACCATGAGAGTTCAGCCTCCTAAACAAATACAACTCATTTTTCATCGGGGCGCAAAAGTACAGGAACTGCCAAAGAATAGAATAATAGAAGATGATTCTGGATTATTGATTTGGAAGACGAGTGATCGGGCAGTTGCGACTTTTCGAAATGCAGGAGAAATCGAGCAAGGCAAAGTCAACTTAACTGATATAGTTAAAAAGTGGATACAAGAAACAACAAAATAA
- a CDS encoding DUF4287 domain-containing protein has protein sequence MSFQAYIDNIKTKTGKTPEDFKNQMDQEGILRSDMKATELVLWLKENYQLGHGHAMAIWAVFKSKGWVKDK, from the coding sequence ATGTCATTTCAAGCTTATATCGATAATATTAAAACCAAAACGGGTAAAACACCTGAAGATTTTAAAAATCAAATGGATCAGGAAGGAATACTCAGATCTGATATGAAAGCAACTGAACTTGTGCTATGGCTAAAAGAAAATTATCAGTTGGGACATGGACATGCTATGGCCATTTGGGCTGTGTTTAAGTCTAAAGGGTGGGTGAAGGATAAATAG